Proteins from a genomic interval of Sphingobacterium sp. SYP-B4668:
- a CDS encoding FadR/GntR family transcriptional regulator — translation MKEKVDEVSLVEQTQKRILQYIDEKGIQNGEALPKESELVEILAVSRVVVREALSSLRILGLVETRRKKGTVLTSPDIFGTMNIIVNSGALNLESLRDLYELRLMIEIGMSDFVFMNKTDADIAHLSQIVAKENRATSTEESIELDIQFHKTLYKISGNKSLESFQRILNTLFSIYAPRTDDWQIKQIITHAGLIEVLKSGNADSFRSAMRLHLNTQFENMQIVMKSLK, via the coding sequence ATGAAAGAGAAAGTAGACGAAGTAAGCCTCGTCGAGCAGACCCAAAAAAGGATACTCCAATATATTGACGAAAAAGGCATCCAGAATGGAGAGGCTCTTCCCAAAGAAAGCGAATTGGTCGAGATATTAGCGGTAAGTCGGGTCGTCGTACGCGAAGCCCTTAGCAGTTTGCGCATCTTGGGATTAGTAGAGACTAGAAGAAAAAAAGGCACTGTCCTGACCTCGCCCGACATATTTGGCACGATGAATATCATCGTAAATTCGGGCGCCCTCAATCTAGAATCGCTTCGAGACCTGTATGAACTAAGATTGATGATAGAAATCGGGATGTCCGACTTTGTATTCATGAACAAGACGGATGCCGATATAGCACATTTATCGCAGATTGTTGCCAAAGAGAATAGAGCCACCTCTACTGAAGAGTCCATTGAACTAGATATCCAATTTCATAAGACACTATATAAAATTTCGGGCAACAAAAGTCTCGAGAGCTTTCAAAGAATCCTGAACACGCTATTCTCCATCTATGCCCCTAGGACAGATGACTGGCAAATCAAGCAAATCATCACACATGCAGGCCTGATCGAAGTCCTTAAGTCAGGCAATGCGGATTCATTTCGATCGGCGATGAGGCTCCACCTGAATACACAGTTCGAAAATATGCAGATTGTGATGAAGAGTTTGAAATAG
- a CDS encoding SusC/RagA family TonB-linked outer membrane protein, whose translation MRKKILLSALFALVCTISTLAQSSKISLSGTVYDAFEKPISGVTVSVKGKKQGTHTDPQGKFQVQSAKGDILLFSFMGYESQEIQANEDKPDLKIIMQTSSTLLDEMVIVGYGTQSRRTITSSIAKVSGDVIQNIPITTASEGLKGKIAGVRVFSNNNTPGAEASLIIRGGSSITQSNSPLVLVDGIERGFNAVNPNDIESIEVLKDAASTAIYGARASNGVVLITTKGGKKNAAPRITFDVNLATQDVASKMSLMNARDFINTVRPIVANSPLYSDRNQTSGFATSSGNSENSIYSTRYLGAGEAIPEGYQSMADPLDPTKTLIFQESKMQDLLFNPAIWQNYYVSVDGGGDKTVYRGSIGYVEDKGVALGTGFKRFDAKSNARIEISPKLSTSLGFDLSRTTSNQFASQTNEISRALANAPTLRLYNKDGIPNRGFNVATPNPLWTDYYKDRADKRYNTIAYADLTYHIIDGLKAYVNGSYFYTQYQFDSFEKANEFNKLRPATSDFNDLERIKLDTYLNYTKSFNTKHNLSVMAGYTYQKSDRKYLDAAADGGSSDKIPTLGVAPNKKKADTKLEQIVLLGYFGRLNYDYDKKYLLSATFRQDGSSLFAKQNRWGFFPGISGGWVMSEEDFMKGLSPALSNLKWRFSYGQTGNNNVGLYDALGGYSPTQQYNGVAGISPSVMPSFDLTWETTTQLDLGFDLGLFKNRVNLLFDYFNKDTRDLIYQQPLPNTAMFNSVYTNIGKVNFHGFDIDLRTNNIETKDFSWTSSITVSFIKNKVISLKDNGRDRNRQGGITLPDGTAFGGIAEGEPLYRYYGFKVDRILQNEQEASNAHYDASANGWIKENGAWVKKAGRKSAGDYEWMDRDGDGRIDNNDQYELGVTVPHTTGGFSNNFRYKNFSLNIALDWAIGHYIQDDNYMRFFMNTFDFTHALTTDAATGWKAEGDQTKYARIVGDDANVGNRNYTRKSDVFNYKGDYLCLRDFSLQYQVPKRWISKAGVEGLTLTASGNNLYYFTAVKSGISPEIGTGSTFDANYNSYPPIRKFSFGVKATF comes from the coding sequence ATGAGAAAGAAAATTCTTTTAAGTGCTCTATTTGCACTGGTATGTACCATCAGTACGCTGGCACAAAGCAGTAAAATATCCCTAAGCGGGACGGTCTATGATGCTTTTGAAAAACCGATTTCAGGTGTTACCGTATCCGTAAAAGGGAAAAAACAAGGGACACACACCGACCCCCAGGGCAAGTTCCAGGTCCAATCAGCTAAAGGGGACATCCTCCTATTTTCATTTATGGGGTATGAATCCCAAGAGATACAAGCCAACGAAGACAAGCCAGACCTCAAGATTATCATGCAAACCTCATCCACACTCCTCGATGAAATGGTGATCGTCGGATACGGGACACAGTCGAGACGCACCATCACCTCTTCTATCGCCAAAGTAAGCGGAGATGTGATCCAAAATATCCCTATTACCACTGCCAGTGAGGGATTAAAAGGAAAGATAGCGGGCGTGCGGGTCTTCTCAAACAATAATACCCCAGGTGCCGAGGCTTCCCTGATTATCCGTGGGGGATCATCCATTACACAGTCCAACAGCCCTTTAGTCCTCGTAGATGGAATTGAAAGAGGATTCAACGCTGTCAATCCCAATGATATCGAGTCGATAGAAGTATTGAAAGATGCGGCCTCCACAGCTATTTACGGTGCAAGGGCCTCTAATGGCGTTGTCCTCATCACCACCAAGGGAGGTAAGAAAAATGCTGCCCCCCGTATTACCTTTGACGTCAACCTGGCCACACAAGATGTCGCCAGCAAGATGTCGCTCATGAATGCCAGGGATTTCATCAATACAGTACGGCCCATTGTAGCCAATAGCCCACTATACTCCGATAGGAATCAGACTTCGGGCTTTGCTACCAGTTCCGGAAATAGCGAAAACTCCATATACTCCACTCGTTATCTAGGAGCAGGCGAAGCCATCCCCGAAGGGTACCAGAGCATGGCCGATCCATTGGACCCCACCAAGACCCTCATCTTTCAAGAAAGTAAAATGCAGGATCTCCTATTCAATCCTGCCATATGGCAAAATTATTACGTCAGCGTGGATGGTGGCGGCGACAAGACGGTATACCGAGGCAGTATAGGATACGTCGAGGATAAGGGCGTAGCGCTTGGCACGGGGTTCAAGCGATTTGACGCCAAATCAAATGCTAGAATAGAGATTAGCCCAAAGCTATCCACCTCCCTAGGCTTCGACCTTTCTCGAACTACTTCCAATCAGTTTGCCAGTCAGACCAATGAAATATCCCGCGCGCTGGCCAATGCACCCACCTTGAGGCTTTACAACAAAGATGGCATCCCCAATAGAGGGTTCAATGTAGCCACCCCTAATCCACTTTGGACTGATTATTATAAAGATCGAGCAGACAAGCGGTACAACACGATTGCATACGCCGACCTGACATACCATATCATCGACGGTCTGAAGGCCTACGTCAATGGATCCTATTTCTATACACAATATCAATTCGATTCATTCGAAAAAGCCAACGAATTCAACAAACTACGCCCTGCCACGTCAGATTTCAACGATTTGGAGCGCATCAAGCTCGACACGTACTTAAATTACACCAAATCATTCAACACCAAGCACAATCTTTCGGTGATGGCCGGCTATACCTACCAAAAGAGCGACCGCAAGTATCTCGATGCCGCAGCCGATGGTGGCAGCAGCGACAAGATTCCGACGTTGGGTGTCGCCCCCAATAAAAAGAAAGCCGACACCAAGTTGGAGCAGATCGTGTTGCTGGGATATTTTGGTCGCCTGAACTACGACTATGACAAAAAATACTTACTGTCGGCAACTTTCCGCCAAGATGGCTCTTCACTATTTGCCAAGCAGAATAGATGGGGCTTTTTCCCTGGCATATCGGGTGGATGGGTGATGTCTGAGGAAGATTTCATGAAAGGGCTATCTCCCGCCCTCAGCAATCTCAAATGGCGCTTCAGCTATGGACAGACCGGCAACAACAATGTCGGGCTTTATGACGCCCTAGGCGGCTACTCCCCTACGCAGCAATACAACGGCGTAGCCGGTATCTCGCCTTCGGTGATGCCGAGCTTTGACCTTACCTGGGAGACGACCACCCAGCTTGACCTTGGGTTTGACCTCGGCTTGTTCAAGAATAGGGTCAATCTACTTTTCGACTACTTCAACAAAGATACCCGAGATCTCATCTATCAGCAACCCTTGCCCAATACCGCGATGTTCAACAGCGTATATACCAACATCGGCAAAGTTAATTTCCATGGATTTGACATAGACCTACGCACAAACAATATAGAGACTAAAGATTTTTCTTGGACATCCTCCATTACCGTCAGCTTTATCAAGAACAAGGTCATCAGCCTAAAAGACAATGGAAGGGACCGCAACAGACAAGGAGGGATTACCCTACCCGACGGCACCGCCTTCGGCGGCATAGCAGAGGGCGAGCCACTTTATCGCTATTATGGATTCAAGGTAGACCGCATCCTGCAGAATGAACAAGAAGCCAGCAATGCCCATTACGATGCGAGCGCCAATGGATGGATCAAAGAAAATGGAGCTTGGGTCAAAAAAGCTGGCCGCAAATCGGCTGGAGACTACGAGTGGATGGATAGAGATGGCGATGGCCGCATAGACAACAACGATCAGTATGAACTCGGTGTCACCGTACCACACACCACAGGCGGGTTTAGCAATAATTTCAGATACAAAAATTTCTCTTTGAACATCGCCCTGGATTGGGCTATCGGACACTACATCCAAGATGACAACTACATGAGATTTTTCATGAATACCTTCGACTTCACCCATGCCCTCACGACAGATGCCGCCACGGGTTGGAAAGCAGAGGGCGATCAGACCAAGTACGCCCGTATCGTAGGCGATGATGCCAATGTAGGTAACCGCAACTACACCCGCAAAAGCGATGTATTCAATTACAAAGGTGACTATTTATGTCTACGAGATTTTTCGTTGCAATACCAGGTACCGAAGCGTTGGATAAGCAAGGCTGGCGTGGAGGGGCTGACCCTTACTGCCTCTGGCAACAATCTCTACTATTTCACAGCTGTCAAAAGCGGCATTAGCCCTGAAATAGGCACCGGCTCTACTTTTGATGCCAACTACAACAGCTACCCGCCTATCCGAAAATTTTCGTTTGGTGTAAAGGCTACATTCTAA
- a CDS encoding RagB/SusD family nutrient uptake outer membrane protein — translation MKKIVIPFIISTLIVLASCHKDLEVVHKSGLTTSNMWTEAADAIAARNGMYRQFRATFITQYPFWGEYRTGIWGPGNDGSEGYRDEIYDNTIQVSNGSTNWAALYSTIGNANFILKYTPGLEMNQDQKNSIIADALFIRSFCYYWIVRLWGDAPLVLQPYESANQDNLFPSREPQDRIFDQIDEDIERALSIIPDNHFVADRNMATKTVLNVFKADFNLWSAKVRGKGKPALDKAKSALDDIKKVTSYQLENNFSTIFQSKSSSEIIFTISLLRNEAEGGYSDVFLESISNVSPALFENPVKVGSVRQRCFLTPQFQNFLLSESKDTRTKTTFDTYYDVDRKRKQQWINKFAGTWEQGTRIFDSNIPIYRYADVLLLSAEVYNALGDPSTALAELNKVAKRAYGVDQYYPTSLSPQDIDSKILDERMKEFVAEGKLWWDYIRMGQVFKRTPSLIGRDSEKNILLWPISNSSINSNPNIKPNEFDY, via the coding sequence ATGAAAAAGATAGTTATACCCTTCATCATAAGTACCCTTATCGTATTGGCCTCCTGTCACAAAGATCTGGAGGTGGTACACAAGAGCGGATTGACCACCAGCAATATGTGGACCGAGGCCGCTGATGCCATAGCCGCCAGGAATGGGATGTATAGACAGTTCCGAGCTACATTCATCACCCAATACCCCTTTTGGGGCGAGTACCGCACCGGAATATGGGGCCCTGGCAACGACGGATCCGAAGGTTACAGAGATGAGATATATGATAACACCATCCAAGTCAGCAACGGCTCTACCAATTGGGCAGCCTTATACTCCACCATTGGAAATGCCAACTTCATATTAAAGTATACGCCGGGACTGGAGATGAATCAGGATCAAAAAAACAGCATCATTGCCGATGCATTGTTCATCAGGTCATTTTGTTATTATTGGATCGTACGTCTTTGGGGTGATGCACCTTTGGTATTGCAACCATACGAGTCGGCCAATCAAGACAATCTCTTTCCATCACGTGAGCCACAAGACCGCATCTTCGACCAGATTGATGAAGACATCGAACGAGCACTATCCATAATACCTGACAACCATTTTGTGGCCGATCGAAATATGGCCACCAAAACTGTCCTTAACGTGTTCAAAGCAGACTTCAATCTCTGGAGCGCAAAGGTTAGAGGCAAAGGAAAGCCCGCATTAGACAAAGCCAAATCCGCTTTGGATGACATCAAGAAAGTAACTTCCTATCAATTGGAAAACAACTTTTCCACTATATTTCAAAGTAAAAGCAGCAGCGAAATCATATTTACCATTTCCCTATTGAGAAATGAAGCCGAAGGTGGCTACTCAGACGTATTCCTTGAATCTATTTCCAATGTCAGCCCCGCACTATTTGAAAACCCAGTAAAAGTGGGCAGTGTCAGACAACGCTGCTTTTTAACTCCCCAATTCCAAAATTTCCTATTATCCGAGAGCAAAGACACCAGAACCAAGACAACGTTTGACACGTATTACGATGTGGACCGAAAACGCAAGCAACAGTGGATCAACAAATTTGCTGGCACTTGGGAGCAAGGCACTCGTATCTTTGACTCCAATATCCCCATCTATCGCTACGCGGACGTTCTGCTGTTGAGTGCCGAGGTATACAACGCTCTTGGTGACCCCAGTACAGCCCTCGCCGAATTGAACAAGGTCGCCAAGCGAGCTTACGGTGTGGATCAGTATTATCCCACTTCACTGTCTCCACAAGATATCGATTCTAAGATATTAGACGAGCGAATGAAAGAATTTGTGGCCGAAGGCAAGCTCTGGTGGGATTACATTCGGATGGGACAAGTTTTCAAACGGACGCCAAGCTTGATAGGAAGAGATAGCGAAAAGAATATTTTGCTATGGCCCATTTCCAATTCATCCATCAATTCCAATCCCAATATCAAGCCCAACGAGTTTGACTATTAA
- a CDS encoding MFS transporter, protein MEHKKIYPWIVVALLWFVALLNYMDRQMLSVMRESMMIDIVALERAANFGRLMSIFLWIYGMMSPFMGSIADRVNRKWLIVCSLFIWSAVTLLMGLCTTFDQLYVLRAIMGASEAAYIPAALALIADYHKDKTRSLAIGIHMTGLYVGQAMGGFGVTIAATFSWQHTFFSLGFIGILYSIILIYVLKEKRIVLAADNNTKRSLKDEIISVFLGLKLLLVNISFWIILLYFATPSLPGWATKNWLPTLFADSLHISMEQAGPLSTIAMAVASFVGVILGGILSDRWVLKNMRGRIYTGAIGLSLMIPALLLLGFGNTLLEIVSGAIFFGVGFGIFDANNMPILCQFVAPRYRATGYGLMNMTGVLAGAFITGYLGQSTDTGHLGNHIGLLSVGIVVVLILQLAYLRPTTIDKN, encoded by the coding sequence ATGGAGCACAAAAAAATATACCCTTGGATAGTCGTCGCCTTATTGTGGTTTGTCGCGCTGCTCAACTATATGGACAGACAGATGCTATCCGTCATGAGAGAATCCATGATGATAGACATCGTAGCCCTTGAAAGAGCGGCCAACTTTGGGCGATTAATGTCAATCTTTCTCTGGATATATGGGATGATGAGTCCTTTCATGGGGTCTATAGCCGATCGGGTGAACCGCAAGTGGCTCATCGTGTGCAGCCTGTTCATTTGGTCGGCCGTCACCCTCTTAATGGGTCTTTGTACCACATTCGACCAGCTGTATGTCTTAAGGGCCATTATGGGAGCCAGCGAGGCCGCTTACATCCCAGCAGCACTAGCCCTAATTGCGGACTATCACAAGGACAAGACCCGTTCGCTAGCCATCGGCATCCATATGACCGGGCTTTACGTCGGGCAGGCCATGGGAGGCTTTGGAGTTACCATTGCCGCCACATTCTCCTGGCAACATACGTTCTTCTCTCTAGGGTTCATTGGTATCCTGTACAGCATCATCCTTATTTACGTCCTGAAAGAGAAGCGCATCGTTCTTGCCGCGGACAACAATACCAAGAGAAGCCTGAAAGATGAAATCATATCCGTGTTCTTGGGACTCAAATTATTACTGGTCAACATTTCCTTTTGGATTATCCTTCTTTACTTTGCCACGCCAAGTCTTCCGGGCTGGGCCACGAAGAATTGGCTGCCTACCCTATTTGCCGACAGCTTGCATATATCTATGGAGCAAGCCGGGCCACTGTCTACCATCGCCATGGCAGTAGCCTCCTTTGTAGGCGTGATATTGGGCGGCATACTTTCCGACAGGTGGGTATTGAAGAATATGCGTGGTCGGATTTACACCGGCGCCATCGGTCTTTCCTTGATGATTCCTGCGTTGCTACTCCTCGGCTTTGGCAATACGCTACTTGAAATAGTTTCCGGTGCAATCTTTTTTGGTGTTGGCTTTGGTATCTTTGATGCCAACAATATGCCCATCCTCTGCCAATTCGTAGCACCGCGGTACAGAGCCACCGGCTATGGATTGATGAATATGACGGGCGTACTTGCAGGAGCATTTATTACGGGCTATTTAGGCCAATCCACCGATACCGGCCATCTGGGCAACCACATCGGGCTGTTATCAGTAGGTATCGTTGTCGTATTGATATTGCAATTGGCTTATCTCCGACCTACGACCATTGACAAAAACTAA
- a CDS encoding sialate O-acetylesterase has translation MIINNMYKAFYMTLALCFAHLSLSAKVLLPSVIADDMVLQQKEEVNLWGKAKANTAVTITTSWNKKTYKTKADDQGRWIAKVSTPSAGGPYQIDISDGELLTLKNILIGEVWICSGQSNMEMPLTGFYNQPVSGANDVIAKAKISTPIRIYTSKNEYSKTPQDDVPGSWGQHTAERVAQTSATGYYFAKYLQEVLDVPVGIIVSAWGGSKIEAWISEPYMNSFPEFDLSFLKNDQKSEYPNHHSPCYLYNAKIHPLKNFTAKGMLWYQGESNRDKPEQYLKLQKAFVANMRAAWANPDLPFYFVQIAPFKYSGKDGIEAAKLRESQLWAMQEIPNSGMVVTTDIGSEECIHPPDKEKVGNRLAYWALAKTYNRVGIGYSAPVYKSFQIDGDKIKLAFEKPIPTGFSATGGSIKDFEIAGADKVFHPATAWSADGCIYVKSDQVPAPIAARYAFKNYIKTDLYDDRGLPLSSFRTDDW, from the coding sequence ATGATAATCAACAACATGTACAAAGCATTTTATATGACACTAGCGCTGTGTTTCGCTCACCTGTCCCTCAGCGCCAAGGTTCTACTACCGTCGGTCATCGCCGACGATATGGTCCTCCAACAAAAAGAAGAAGTCAATCTATGGGGCAAAGCGAAAGCCAACACCGCCGTCACGATCACCACCTCTTGGAATAAGAAGACCTATAAGACCAAAGCTGATGACCAAGGGCGTTGGATTGCCAAAGTATCGACACCATCTGCGGGGGGACCTTATCAGATTGACATCAGCGACGGTGAGCTCCTCACTCTCAAAAATATATTGATTGGAGAGGTGTGGATTTGCTCGGGACAGTCCAACATGGAGATGCCACTCACGGGCTTCTATAACCAGCCTGTATCCGGAGCCAACGATGTCATCGCAAAGGCTAAGATAAGCACCCCTATCCGCATCTATACCTCTAAAAACGAATACAGCAAGACCCCACAAGACGATGTGCCTGGTTCTTGGGGTCAGCATACTGCCGAGCGTGTCGCACAGACCAGTGCTACGGGATATTATTTTGCCAAGTATCTACAAGAAGTACTGGACGTTCCGGTAGGCATAATCGTATCGGCTTGGGGCGGTTCCAAAATAGAAGCTTGGATTAGTGAACCATATATGAACTCCTTTCCCGAGTTTGACCTCTCTTTCCTCAAGAATGACCAGAAGTCCGAATACCCTAATCACCACAGCCCTTGTTACCTCTACAATGCCAAGATCCATCCTTTGAAAAATTTCACCGCCAAGGGGATGCTTTGGTATCAAGGTGAGAGCAACAGGGACAAGCCCGAGCAGTATCTCAAGCTACAGAAAGCCTTTGTCGCCAATATGAGGGCTGCATGGGCCAATCCCGATTTGCCTTTCTACTTCGTCCAGATAGCCCCATTCAAATATAGCGGCAAAGACGGAATAGAAGCCGCTAAACTTCGTGAGTCCCAACTGTGGGCCATGCAGGAGATTCCGAATTCGGGTATGGTCGTCACCACGGATATCGGTTCTGAAGAATGTATCCATCCTCCTGACAAAGAAAAAGTAGGCAATAGATTGGCCTATTGGGCACTTGCAAAGACCTACAATAGGGTTGGGATTGGTTATTCGGCTCCCGTTTACAAATCATTTCAAATCGATGGCGACAAGATCAAGTTAGCTTTTGAAAAACCTATTCCTACAGGTTTTAGCGCTACGGGTGGCAGCATTAAGGATTTTGAGATCGCCGGAGCCGACAAAGTATTTCATCCTGCGACAGCATGGAGTGCTGATGGGTGTATCTACGTCAAGTCTGACCAAGTTCCCGCCCCTATAGCTGCCCGTTATGCATTTAAGAATTACATTAAGACCGATCTCTACGATGATAGGGGCTTGCCACTATCATCTTTTAGGACCGATGATTGGTAA
- a CDS encoding nuclear transport factor 2 family protein yields MEENNIEIVKDLYRFFKEKNDRKVSEILSEDIHWNQMDGFPEGGRFVGITEVLGFVFTGLRSQWADWCSCAEVFFASGNSVFVKGFYSGIHKMSQKTFKAAFIVEYKLKDGKITEFNQCTDTFQIVQATVKD; encoded by the coding sequence ATGGAAGAAAATAATATCGAAATTGTAAAGGACCTCTACAGATTCTTTAAGGAGAAAAATGATCGCAAAGTGTCGGAAATTTTGTCTGAGGATATTCACTGGAATCAGATGGATGGTTTTCCAGAAGGTGGGAGATTTGTCGGAATAACGGAGGTTCTTGGATTTGTGTTTACTGGCTTGCGCTCCCAATGGGCCGATTGGTGTTCATGTGCCGAAGTCTTTTTCGCTAGTGGCAATTCGGTTTTTGTAAAAGGATTTTATTCTGGGATACACAAGATGTCTCAGAAGACATTTAAAGCGGCCTTCATCGTAGAATATAAACTAAAAGATGGAAAGATAACCGAATTCAACCAATGTACCGATACGTTCCAAATTGTGCAGGCTACTGTAAAAGATTGA
- a CDS encoding OmpA family protein gives MKNSMFRGLVVSVAWISMLANISMEASAQSILKKIKGRVENATTQKVLEQTDRAVNKGMDKVLESAEKGNPKKETEESAEPGKMKNENEENARKPISSFSKYDFIPGDTVLYANDFSTEALGELPAGWNSSRSSVIVSLENIPGKWLRLAQNSVSLTDNEKLLGSDFTVEFDLVMDIDFKGWLPPSLQFGLLASGTESSSSNKLLVDPKGIKSFYMEVSPLSDAGNIILESHIGYIRHFHSPPDRNTIVKSWYGRPVHVAIQGQRERLRIWVDGEKLFDVPKGIAKEGTMNQLFFRLGSSPYKDDQIGVFIGDVKIAKGAVDTRRRLLEEGRFATTGILFETASASIKPESAGVLRSIASVLEQDPAISLNVVGHTDGIGDEGSNLSLSTRRAEAVKDWLVNKAGVSNERLKTEGKGETEPVSENSTASGRAQNRRVEFIKT, from the coding sequence ATGAAAAATTCAATGTTTAGAGGACTCGTAGTATCAGTTGCATGGATAAGTATGCTTGCTAACATATCTATGGAGGCCAGTGCCCAGTCCATATTAAAAAAAATCAAAGGTAGGGTAGAGAATGCAACTACCCAAAAAGTACTCGAACAAACCGATAGGGCAGTAAATAAGGGTATGGATAAAGTGCTAGAATCGGCTGAGAAAGGCAATCCTAAAAAGGAAACAGAGGAATCGGCTGAACCTGGAAAAATGAAAAATGAAAACGAGGAGAATGCTAGAAAGCCCATAAGTTCGTTCAGTAAATACGATTTTATTCCTGGTGATACGGTGCTTTATGCGAACGATTTCTCCACAGAAGCTCTAGGCGAGCTGCCTGCAGGATGGAACAGCAGCAGGAGTTCGGTCATTGTGTCTTTGGAGAATATTCCGGGCAAATGGCTGCGGCTTGCCCAGAACAGCGTTTCGCTGACGGACAACGAAAAACTGCTGGGAAGTGATTTCACGGTTGAATTCGATCTTGTGATGGATATCGATTTTAAGGGATGGCTACCCCCATCATTGCAGTTCGGACTATTGGCATCAGGAACAGAGTCTTCAAGTTCCAATAAGCTACTGGTCGATCCAAAGGGAATCAAGTCGTTTTATATGGAAGTTTCTCCCTTATCCGACGCAGGGAATATTATCTTGGAAAGCCATATTGGATATATTCGTCATTTCCATAGCCCTCCCGACAGGAATACGATAGTGAAGAGCTGGTACGGGCGTCCTGTTCATGTAGCAATTCAGGGACAAAGGGAGCGATTGCGAATTTGGGTCGATGGAGAAAAGCTATTCGATGTGCCCAAGGGAATTGCTAAGGAAGGAACGATGAACCAGCTGTTCTTCCGTTTGGGCAGCAGCCCCTATAAAGATGATCAGATTGGTGTGTTTATAGGTGATGTCAAAATTGCAAAAGGTGCTGTTGACACCCGACGGAGACTTCTGGAGGAAGGACGCTTTGCGACAACTGGTATCCTTTTCGAAACCGCTTCGGCGTCCATAAAACCTGAATCAGCAGGAGTGTTGCGGTCGATAGCTTCTGTATTGGAGCAGGATCCGGCAATCAGTCTGAACGTTGTGGGGCATACCGATGGGATTGGGGATGAAGGAAGCAACCTATCGCTCAGTACTAGACGTGCAGAGGCCGTAAAGGATTGGCTGGTCAACAAGGCTGGCGTCAGTAACGAGCGCTTGAAGACTGAAGGCAAGGGAGAGACGGAACCTGTCTCTGAAAATAGTACTGCATCTGGACGGGCCCAGAATCGAAGGGTAGAATTCATCAAGACGTGA
- a CDS encoding carboxypeptidase-like regulatory domain-containing protein translates to MKIFHLLFLALALGCGKKDTAPENAGKVSGTVRDHSGKSIQGVQIIVDNSIFFNSNLSTKTASNGSYSLALPTTGAWYAFAIHKISFNGKIYQCYLHPEISTGFGPDGAVRDFTWQLTGQKAEPLTGHYGGTITVDNFPGVYLDTEEIRFTLIPEGKLIDGSQGQTLVRNATDGQQILDVPIGRYRISARYGEEHLKLRRWNSQDSFEKEIIFDFEPQINAQCDNCFKLEYNR, encoded by the coding sequence ATGAAAATTTTTCACCTTTTATTTTTAGCATTGGCACTGGGGTGCGGCAAAAAAGACACAGCTCCGGAAAACGCTGGAAAAGTAAGCGGAACAGTAAGAGACCATTCTGGCAAATCAATCCAAGGAGTACAGATTATCGTGGACAACAGTATATTCTTCAACAGTAATCTATCTACAAAAACTGCTTCCAACGGAAGCTACAGCTTGGCTCTCCCCACGACCGGGGCTTGGTACGCCTTTGCCATCCATAAAATATCTTTCAATGGAAAAATCTATCAATGCTACCTCCATCCGGAGATTTCAACAGGCTTCGGGCCGGATGGCGCAGTCCGAGATTTCACTTGGCAGCTCACCGGTCAAAAGGCCGAGCCTTTAACAGGGCATTATGGCGGGACAATAACCGTCGATAACTTCCCAGGAGTTTATTTGGATACCGAAGAGATACGATTTACCCTCATTCCCGAAGGCAAGCTCATCGATGGTTCTCAAGGGCAGACCTTGGTACGGAATGCAACCGACGGGCAACAAATCTTGGATGTCCCAATCGGTCGCTATAGAATAAGCGCAAGATATGGGGAGGAACACCTGAAACTTCGGAGATGGAACTCCCAGGATAGCTTTGAAAAGGAAATCATTTTTGATTTTGAACCACAGATCAATGCACAATGTGACAATTGCTTTAAACTAGAATACAACCGATAA